GCCGAGGATGTCGGCCTCCACGAGCGCCTGGTAGAACCGCGAGCCCACCACGCGGTCGGGGTCGGCCGTGAACGAGAGGAATTCGGGGTTGGCCCAGATGATCCGCAGGTCGGGGTCGACCACGGCCACGCCGTCGGCGATCGCGTCGAGGATCTCCTCGGCCTGGATGATCATCCCCACCCAGCGCGCCGCGGCGAGCTGCGAGGCGTCGACGTAGACCCCCTCGAACCGGCCGTCGCGCAGCAGCGAGAGCGCCTTCGAGATCGACCGGACCGACACGACGTCGACGGAGTCCGCCAGCTTGTCGAGGATCGCCTCGCCGTGCGACGCTTCGCGCTCGATGACAAGGATGCGAGGCTTCTCGGCCACGTGGTCAACCCAGTGCTTCTAGACGAACGAAACGGAGGCGGCGATCGGCGGTCGATCCGCGACGGGATCGGGGAGAGGGCGTCCATGCGGGCGATCCCCAGCCATCCTAATGCCGCACGCCCCCCCCGGGCAAGGATCCGCTAGACTGGAGCGTGATGACCGACGAACCCGCCCCGGAAGGACCGATTCCATGCGCTCCACCCAACGCCTGACCGCCCACCAGGGCGCCCTGCTCGTGATCGACGTCCAGGAGAAGCTCGTCGCCGCCGTCGCCGACGGGCCCAGGGTCGTCGCCGCCGTCCTCCGGCTGGTCCGCGGCGCGCGGCTCCTGCACGTCCCGGTCCAGGCCACCGAGCAGTACCCCAAGGGGCTCGGCGCGACCGTCGGGCCGCTCGCCGAGCTGATCCCCGAACGCGCCTCCAAGCTGACGTTCGCCTGCTGCTCCGCCCCGCAGGTCCTGGAGCAGTTCTACGGCCGCCTGACCCGCCACGTGACGCTCGCCGGCCTGGAAGCCCACGTCTGCGTCGCCCAGACCGCGCTCGACCTGCTCGACCTGGGCTTCCGCGTCCAGGTCCCCGCCGACGCCGTCGCCTCGCGCAACCCCTTCGACCGCGACGTCGCCCTCCGCCGCCTGGAGGCCGCCGGCGCCACCATCTCCACCACCGAAGCCGTCCTCTTCGAATGGTGCGCGACCGCCGACCGCCCCGAGTTCAAGGCGATCAGCGGCCTGGTGAAGGAACCTGTTTGAGCGGAGCCCTCTCCTTCTCCCCTCGGGAGAAGGTGGCCCGAAGGGCCGGATGAGGGTCATGGCGCTTCGCGGACGCCTCCGTGGACCGACATGCCCTCCGAATTCCGACGACCCTCATCCGCCGCTGCGCGGCACCTTCTCCCGGGGGGAGAAGGGAAGACGATCGCATGAAAGCGCGAAAGCTTTTTGGCTCGTCACCCTCTCTTCCGGCCTTCGGCCACCTTCCGCCGCGAGGGGGGAAGGCCTTGATGGATGATCCAGACGAGGAGCGGCTTCCCCTCACTTCGCGACGGGGGCGGCGTCGTCGATCGTGAGCATAACGTCCTGGAAATGCTCCTGCGCCCAGGTGAGCAACCTGCGGACGGCCGTGATCCGCTCTTGTCTATATTTGAGGCCTGTCTCCGCGGCGTTGCTCTCCCGCTCGGCCGAGTTCAGCGCCTCCGTTGCGTCCTTGAATCGAAGCTCGGACTTCTCAAGGGCTCGATCAACAGTACGACGGTCCATCCGCTTTCCAAGCTCCTCCGGACGTTCTACAAACTTCGCCTCCAGTTCCCTGTTTTGCTGGTGCTGTGCTTCCTCCCGCTGGAGTAATTTGCGTGCCTCGGCGACGTGCCCCGCCCGGTCCTTGAGGGTATTCCGGCTCTCCGCCTCTTCCACCAATGCCTGATCCTCCAGCTCCCGAAGCCGGGCCAGCAGCACGCGGGCCGGGGCGACGGCGTCCTCGCGGAGGCTCTGCGCCTGGAGTTCGGAGAGGAAGTCGTTGGTCTTGCCCAGGTAGCTCTCGGTGATCTTGTACTTCCGGTAGGCGCTCACGAGCTGCGCCTCGATCTCGCGGAGGCTGCGGGCGTCGGAGGGCGACAGGGCGGCCGGCTTCAGGCCGATGGCCTCGCCGACGTCCTTGATCGACGAGGTCGAGGGGGCGATCGCGAGTGATCGGCTGGCGACGGGCGGGGGGACTGCCGGCGGAGGCGCGTCGGTCGGCTTCGCCATCAGGCCGATGAGACGGTCGAGCTTCTCCTCCACCTGGGAGAGCCGGTCCTCGGCCGACCTGGTTCCGGACGGCTGTCCCGCCGCCTTGTCGACGGGTTTCTCGACGACCGGCGGGGCCGGAGGACGGGGCGGGTCTTCTTGAAGGCCGGCGTCGAGCGTGCCGGCGGCGACAGCGAAGGCGCCGGCGGTCAGGCCGACGGAGGCGAAGGCGAATCCGAGCAGCTTCCAGGGCGGGGTCGACATGGTCGAGAGCACTCCTTGGGCCAGGGCCGCGGCGGGCCACGAGGACGACGGGGGAGAGGCCGACAGCAGGCCGACGAGGCCCGCGGAGAGGCCGACGAATCGGCCGACGGCGGCCACGGTCGTCGCGACGAGCGACGACGGGACGATCGACGAGCCGGCGAGGTCGGCCCGCAGCATCGCCAGGCTTGCGGAGGCGTCCACGCCCTGGCGCATCAGGCGCTGGTGGAGCACCGTCCGGGCCCTGGCCATCCGGCTGCGCACCGTGCCGACGGGCCAGCCCAACTCGGCCGCGGCCTGGTCGTGCGTCCGGCCTTTCAGGTAGCAGAGCACCAGCGGGGCGCGGTACTTCTCGGGCAGCCGCGACAGCTCACGGTCCAGGGTCTCCAGCGAGTCGTCGGGCGCGGGCTCGGGGTCGGCGAGGGCCTCGCGGACGGCCTCACGCTTGCCCTCTCGGGCCTGGCGCCGGAAGGCTTCGGAGCGGGCCCGGACGGCGACGCGGTAGGCCACGCCGTAAAGCCAGCTCGACAGCGCGTCGCCGTCGCGCAGGTTTCGGCCCTTGCGGACCAGGATCAGGAAGGTCGCCTGGAACGCATCCTCGACGTCGGCCGGGTCGCGCAGGTAGCGGCGGCAGAGGGCCAGCACCGACGGGCCGTGGCGGTCGACGATCGCCTCGAAGGCGGCCTCGTCGCGCTCGGCCAGGTATCTGTGCAGGAGCCGCGCGTCCCCACCGGGCGGGTCGACCCCGTCGCGAAGCAGCCGCTCGACCTCCCTCCCCGTCCGCCGGCTCGACCTCAGCATGACCCCGTCCCTCCCCTTTCCCGAGGTTACTGCAGCGAGCCGGCCCCTCAATCTCGGATTCTTCGCGCCGGCCCCGTTTTTCTCCGCGAGCCGGCGTCCGCGATCGACGTTCCGGGCGCATAGTCTCTTGAAAGCTCCGCACGCCCGGTCGGACGGCCGCGGATCGAAAGAATGGCCGGAAATCGCATCGAAATGAACGAGCGAAGCCAATTTTCAAAACGGCAAATTCGACCCAAGCCATTTCCTGTATCAACTTATGTCTCATGATAGCGCAGCTCGATGCGCAGGGACGAACCCAAAAGGAAGCCGACGGGCCGGCCTGGCGTCGCGAAGGCCGTCGGCCGGGGTCGGGCATTCGCCGCAGTCCGACTTTCCCGCTTGCGATCGGGCCGTCCCGCGCCTAGACTGACTCGGTACGACGTTCGTCGG
The DNA window shown above is from Paludisphaera mucosa and carries:
- a CDS encoding isochorismatase family protein, with protein sequence MRSTQRLTAHQGALLVIDVQEKLVAAVADGPRVVAAVLRLVRGARLLHVPVQATEQYPKGLGATVGPLAELIPERASKLTFACCSAPQVLEQFYGRLTRHVTLAGLEAHVCVAQTALDLLDLGFRVQVPADAVASRNPFDRDVALRRLEAAGATISTTEAVLFEWCATADRPEFKAISGLVKEPV
- a CDS encoding sigma-70 family RNA polymerase sigma factor, giving the protein MLRSSRRTGREVERLLRDGVDPPGGDARLLHRYLAERDEAAFEAIVDRHGPSVLALCRRYLRDPADVEDAFQATFLILVRKGRNLRDGDALSSWLYGVAYRVAVRARSEAFRRQAREGKREAVREALADPEPAPDDSLETLDRELSRLPEKYRAPLVLCYLKGRTHDQAAAELGWPVGTVRSRMARARTVLHQRLMRQGVDASASLAMLRADLAGSSIVPSSLVATTVAAVGRFVGLSAGLVGLLSASPPSSSWPAAALAQGVLSTMSTPPWKLLGFAFASVGLTAGAFAVAAGTLDAGLQEDPPRPPAPPVVEKPVDKAAGQPSGTRSAEDRLSQVEEKLDRLIGLMAKPTDAPPPAVPPPVASRSLAIAPSTSSIKDVGEAIGLKPAALSPSDARSLREIEAQLVSAYRKYKITESYLGKTNDFLSELQAQSLREDAVAPARVLLARLRELEDQALVEEAESRNTLKDRAGHVAEARKLLQREEAQHQQNRELEAKFVERPEELGKRMDRRTVDRALEKSELRFKDATEALNSAERESNAAETGLKYRQERITAVRRLLTWAQEHFQDVMLTIDDAAPVAK